The Benincasa hispida cultivar B227 chromosome 11, ASM972705v1, whole genome shotgun sequence genome has a segment encoding these proteins:
- the LOC120090559 gene encoding exopolygalacturonase-like translates to MGLSYLANGCVMSIMILLCICKYCNAQPKVFDIMQFGAKPDAITDNSKALSNAWSEACGNSGGGVVLIPAQGRFLVLPLLLQGPCHGFIHIQLDGELLAPVNKQFATGDYWLSINQVNNLFIDGLGRLNGRGSTAWPYSSASRPVSMKLTNINTARIRNIKSYNSKLFHFAVHGCHNVMFDHVTVIAPTDSPNTDGIHISSSSGINIMHSVISTGDDCISLGPGSKFINITNIQCGPGHGISIGSLGKYPNEEDVFEVTIRDSIFIGTSNGVRIKSWSSSYSSLVSKVSYRNLQMNNVKNPILIDQMYCPDSCGPNEMSRVQIKDVRYEGIRGTSNTQVAVNFECSQIFPCQGIVLQDINLPFNGGGKSTSICHNVRGSAFGQQLPPSCL, encoded by the exons ATGGGTTTGAGTTATTTAGCAAATGGATGTGTAATGTCCATTATGATATTACTTTgcatttgtaaatattgtaatGCTCAACCTAAAGTGTTCGATATCATGCAATTTGGTGCCAAACCTGATGCAATAACCGATAACAGTAAg GCATTAAGTAACGCATGGAGTGAAGCTTGTGGAAATAGTGGAGGTGGTGTGGTTTTGATACCAGCACAAGGAAGGTTCTTAGTTTTGCCATTGTTACTTCAAGGTCCATGCCATGGCTTCATTCATATACAACTTGATGGCGAATTATTGGCACCTGTCAATAAGCAGTTTGCCACCGGTGACTACTGGCTTAGTATCAACCAAGTCAACAACTTGTTCATCGATGGTTTGGGTCGCTTGAACGGTCGCGGTTCTACCGCTTGGCCATACAGCTCCGCTAGTCGTCCCGTC TCTATGAAACTCACTAATATCAACACTGCAAGAATTAGGAACATAAAATCCTACAACAGCAAACTCTTTCATTTCGCTGTGCATGGATGTCACAATGTCATGTTTGATCACGTTACAGTGATAGCTCCAACAGACAGTCCCAACACAGATGGAATCCACATTTCATCATCAAGTGGTATCAACATCATGCATTCAGTAATCAGTACTGGAGATGATTGCATCTCCTTAGGTCCTGGAAGCAAATTCATCAACATAACCAACATTCAGTGTGGTCCTGGCCATGGAATCAGCATCGGTAGCCTCGGAAAGTACCCAAACGAAGAAGATGTCTTTGAAGTCACAATAAGAGACTCCATATTCATTGGAACGTCCAACGGTGTGAGAATCAAATCATGGTCGTCTTCATATTCTAGCTTGGTTAGCAAGGTCTCATACCGGAATCTACAAATGAATAATGTCAAAAACCCTATCCTCATTGATCAAATGTATTGCCCCGACTCTTGCGGTCCAAATGAAATG TCAAGAGTGCAGATTAAAGATGTGAGATATGAAGGCATAAGGGGGACTTCAAATACCCAAGTGGCAGTAAATTTTGAATGCAGCCAAATTTTTCCATGTCAAGGTATAGTGTTGCAAGACATTAACCTTCCTTTCAATGGTGGTGGGAAGTCAACTTCCATTTGCCATAATGTTAGGGGTTCTGCTTTTGGTCAACAATTACCTCCCTCTTGCCTTTAA